In Streptomyces sp. NBC_00341, the DNA window ATCGTCATCTCGCCGCTGATCGCCCTGATGCAGGACCAGGTGGACGCGCTGCGGGCGCTGGGCGTGCGGGCCGGGTTCGTCAACTCCACGCAGGACCTCGACGAGCGGCGCTCGATGGAGGCCCAGTTCGTCGCGGGCGAGCTGGACCTGCTGTACCTCGCGCCCGAGCGGCTCCGGCTGGACTCCACGCTCGGCCTGCTCTCGCGCGGCGAGATCTCCGTCTTCGCCATCGACGAGGCGCACTGCGTCGCCCAGTGGGGCCACGACTTCCGGCCGGACTACCTGGCCCTGTCCGTCCTGGGCGAGCGCTGGCCCGACGTACCGAGGATCGCGCTGACGGCGACGGCGACCGCGGCCACGCACCAGGAGATCACCCAGCGTCTCGGCATGCCCGACGCCAAGCACTTCGTGGCGGGCTTCGACCGGCCCAACATCCAGTACCGCATCGTCCCCAAGGCCGACCCGAAGAAGCAGCTGCTGACCTTCCTCAAGGAGGAGCACGCCGGGGACGCGGGCATCGTCTACTGCCTCTCGCGCAACTCCACCGAGAAGACCGCCGAGTACCTCTGCCGCAACGGCATCGAGGCAGTGCCGTACCACGCGGGTCTGGACGCCGGGATCCGAGCACGCCACCAGTCCCGCTTCCTGCGCGAGGAGGGCCTGGTCGTCGTCGCGACGATCGCCTTCGGCATGGGCATCGACAAACCGGACGTCCGCTTCGTCGCCCACCTCGACCTGCCCAAGTCCGTCGAGGGCTACTACCAGGAGACCGGCCGCGCCGGCCGTGACGGCGCCCCCTCCACGGCCTGGATGGCCTACGGACTCCAGGACGTCGTCCAGCAGCGCAAGCTCATCCAGGGCGGCGAGGGCGACGAGGCCTTCCGCCGCCGGGCCGCCTCGCACCTGGACTCCATGCTGGCCCTGTGCGAGACCGTGCGGTGCCGCCGGGCCCAGCTGCTGAAGTACTTCGGCCAGGAACCCGCCACCGCCTCCTGCGGCAACTGCGACACCTGCCTGGCCCCGCCCGAGACCTGGGACGGCACGGTGGTCGCCCAGAAGCTGCTGTCCACGGTCGTACGGCTGAAGCGGGAGCGCGGGCAGAAGTTCGGCGCGGGCCAGATCATCGACATCCTGCTGGGCCGCAAGACGGCGAAGATCATCCAGTTCGACCACGACCAGCTCTCGGTGTTCGGCATCGGTGAGGAGCTGGCGGAGGCGGAGTGGCGCGGCGTGGTCCGCCAGTTGCTGGCCCAGGGCCTGCTCGCGGTCGAGGGCGAGTACGGCACGCTGGTGCTCACGGAGGAGAGCGGTTCGGTGCTCGGCCGGGAGCGCGAGGTGCTGCTGCGCAAGGAGCCGAAGAAGGTCGCCCCGGCCCGCTCCTCCTCGTCGAAGAGCGGCAAGGGCAAGGCAGCCGCCGTCGCCGACCTCCCGGAGTCGGCGGTCCCGGTCTTCGAGGCACTGCGCGCCTGGCGCGGCGCCCAGGCCAAGGAGCTGGGCCTCCCGGCGTACGTGATCTTCCACGACGCGACGCTGCGGGAGATCGCCGCGCTCCGGCCGGGTTCGCTCGCGGAGCTGGGCGGGATCAGCGGCCTGGGCGAGAAGAAGCTGGCGACGTACGGGGAGGGCGTGCTGGAGGTGCTGGCAGGGCTCCCGGCCGCCGACGCGGAACCCGTCACCCCGACGGAGGCGGCCCCGGCGCCCGCGACCTCCGCCCCGGCAGCAGCCCCCGCGGCCCAGGCCCGGGTGCCCGCCCCGGCACCCGCTCCGGCACCCGCCGCTGCGACCGCTGCCCCCGGCGCCGACCCGGAGTTCGGCTGGGACGAGGAGCCGCCGGAGTACGAGTGAGCAGTGCCGGGCGCGGTCCGCTGCCGGGCCGTTGACCGCGCCTGCCGCCGGAGCTCCGCCCCGGACCCCGCGCCTCAAACGCCGGCGGGGCTGGGTTCGGCGGGTCTACCCCCGCCGGACCCCGCGCCTCAAGCGCCGGCGGGGCTGGGTTCGGCGGGTCTACCCCCGCCGGACCCCGCGCCTCAAGCGCCGGCGGGGCTGGGTTCGGCGGGTCTACCCCCGCCGGACCCCGCGCCTCAAGCGCCGGCGGGGCTGGGTTCAGCGGCCCTACCCCCCGCCCCCCGACTGGTTCGCCCTGTCCTGGCGGATGTTGCGGAGCACCGCGTGGGCCGGCCAGTGGTCGTGGACCAGGTGGCGCATCGCGCCGCGGCTGCCGCGCTCCGTGCCGACGGAGCGGGACAGGCCCGCCGCCGAGACGAGGGCGGCCAGGGCGCGGCTCCGGGCGTCGGGGAAGCCCGCTCGCTCGGCGGCGTCGAAGCGGGTACGGGCCAGGGCGGCCAGGTCCTTCGCCACGATCGGGTGGCGGTGGTAGGGGAGCAGGCCGAGGAAGCGGTGGGTGTCGCGGCGCAGGACGCCGCGCTCCACCAGGGCGTCCAGATACAGGCCCTCGACCCGCCGCCCGGCGTGCCGCACCCATCTCTTGGCCGACTCCCCGGAACCCCCTCCGCCCTTGCCGGGTGCCGGCAGGCTCCGCAGCACCCCGGCGAGCAGCGGGTCCGGCGGGTCCAGCGGGTTGGCCACCTGGAAGCGCCCGCCCTGCCCGGTGACCCGGCCCTGGAGTTCCAGCTCCGCCAGGACGGCCCCGGCCATCGCGTACTCCAGGAAGCGGTTGCGGCAGAAGGGCTTGCCGCGCACCGGGTCCAGGGCCAGCAGCAGGAGTTCCTCCGGCAGCGTCGGCGTGGGCTGCGGGATCATGGCGCGGACACGATCCGGCCGGTCACCTCGCCGAGACCGACCCGGGTGCCGTCCGGGCCGGGCGCCCACGCGGTCAGCGTCACGGTGTCCCCGTCCTCCAGGAACGTCCGCTTGCCCTCGGGCAGCTCCAGCGGATCGCGGCCGTTCCAGGTGAGTTCGAGCAGGGAGCCGCGCTGGGCGGGCTCGGCGCCGCTGATGGTGCCGGAGCCGTACAGATCGCCGGTGCGCAGCGAGGCGCCGTTCACCGTCATCTGGGCCAGTTGCTGGGCCGCCGTCCAGTACATGGTGGAGAACGGCGGCTCCGCGACGACGTGGCCGTTGATGGCGACGGAGAGGCGGAGGTCGTAGCCGCCGGGCTCGTCCTCCTCGGCGTCGTCGAGGTAGGGCAGCAGCGGGAAGTCGCGGGCGGGCGGGGCGGTGCGGGCGGCGTCCAGGGCCTCCAGCGGGGTCACCCAGGCGGAGACCGAGGTGGCGAAGGACTTGCCGAGGAAGGGGCCCAGCGGCACGTACTCCCAGGCCTGGATGTCGCGCGCCGACCAGTCGTTGAGCAGCGAGAGCCCGAAGACGTGCTCGCGGAAGTCGGTGAGCGCGACCGGGTGTCCCTGCTCGGAGGAGGTGCCGACGACGAAGCCGACCTCGGCCTCGATGTCCAGCTTCACCGAAGGTCCGAAGACCGGGGCCGGGTCCGCGGGGGTCTTGCGCTGGCCCGACGGTCGCGCGACATCCGTGCCGGAGACCACGACCGTGCCCGCCCTGCCGTGGTAACCGATCGGCAGGTGCTTCCAGTTGGGGGTGAGCGCGTCGCCGTCCGGGCGGAAGATCCGGCCGACGTTGGTGGCGTGGTGCTCGCTGGCGTAGAAGTCGACGTAATCCG includes these proteins:
- a CDS encoding GPP34 family phosphoprotein, with the protein product MIPQPTPTLPEELLLLALDPVRGKPFCRNRFLEYAMAGAVLAELELQGRVTGQGGRFQVANPLDPPDPLLAGVLRSLPAPGKGGGGSGESAKRWVRHAGRRVEGLYLDALVERGVLRRDTHRFLGLLPYHRHPIVAKDLAALARTRFDAAERAGFPDARSRALAALVSAAGLSRSVGTERGSRGAMRHLVHDHWPAHAVLRNIRQDRANQSGGGG
- the fahA gene encoding fumarylacetoacetase, coding for MPEQSSPLELAEGDPFGPHNLPYGVFSAPDRPGERRVGVRIGSHVLDAGAAALALGSPYAQLLAQPDLMPLLAAGRTAWSDVRRALTAWVTVPAHRPDIEPLLHPVESVTLHLPYRVADYVDFYASEHHATNVGRIFRPDGDALTPNWKHLPIGYHGRAGTVVVSGTDVARPSGQRKTPADPAPVFGPSVKLDIEAEVGFVVGTSSEQGHPVALTDFREHVFGLSLLNDWSARDIQAWEYVPLGPFLGKSFATSVSAWVTPLEALDAARTAPPARDFPLLPYLDDAEEDEPGGYDLRLSVAINGHVVAEPPFSTMYWTAAQQLAQMTVNGASLRTGDLYGSGTISGAEPAQRGSLLELTWNGRDPLELPEGKRTFLEDGDTVTLTAWAPGPDGTRVGLGEVTGRIVSAP
- the recQ gene encoding DNA helicase RecQ: MDVTESDARQTLHRVFGYETFRGEQEAVVDHVVAGGDAVVLMPTGGGKSLCYQIPSLVRSGTGIVISPLIALMQDQVDALRALGVRAGFVNSTQDLDERRSMEAQFVAGELDLLYLAPERLRLDSTLGLLSRGEISVFAIDEAHCVAQWGHDFRPDYLALSVLGERWPDVPRIALTATATAATHQEITQRLGMPDAKHFVAGFDRPNIQYRIVPKADPKKQLLTFLKEEHAGDAGIVYCLSRNSTEKTAEYLCRNGIEAVPYHAGLDAGIRARHQSRFLREEGLVVVATIAFGMGIDKPDVRFVAHLDLPKSVEGYYQETGRAGRDGAPSTAWMAYGLQDVVQQRKLIQGGEGDEAFRRRAASHLDSMLALCETVRCRRAQLLKYFGQEPATASCGNCDTCLAPPETWDGTVVAQKLLSTVVRLKRERGQKFGAGQIIDILLGRKTAKIIQFDHDQLSVFGIGEELAEAEWRGVVRQLLAQGLLAVEGEYGTLVLTEESGSVLGREREVLLRKEPKKVAPARSSSSKSGKGKAAAVADLPESAVPVFEALRAWRGAQAKELGLPAYVIFHDATLREIAALRPGSLAELGGISGLGEKKLATYGEGVLEVLAGLPAADAEPVTPTEAAPAPATSAPAAAPAAQARVPAPAPAPAPAAATAAPGADPEFGWDEEPPEYE